A region from the uncultured Macellibacteroides sp. genome encodes:
- a CDS encoding DUF4143 domain-containing protein, with amino-acid sequence MAKDRYKPRVIDQLLSRKLRGKGAVLIEGAKWCGKTSTAEQQAKSIIYMSDPKRRDQYQLFVDTDPEMILNGDTPRLIDEWQETPKLWDLIRFEVDHREGLGHFILTGSAVPAKRDEILHSGTGRFAWLIMRPMSLWESGDSNGSVSLRELFDSPKSIAATCDLDLKRIAFLTCRGGWPQASLMGDDKDIALDQAIDYYDAVVNSDIQRVDGVDRDPERVKRLMRSYARYQGSQSSFAEIGKDMTANEHGALDENTISTYLNALRKIFVVEDMRAWNPNLRSKTAIRTTDTRYFVDPSIATAALGLGPDDLMHDLETFGLIFETLCVRDLRVFAQALDGEVYHYRDKTGLECDAVVHLRNGSYGLIEIKLGGDKLIDEGSKTLNALASKIDTTRMKNPSFLMILTAVGDFAYRRQDGVYVVPIGCLKD; translated from the coding sequence ATGGCAAAAGACAGGTATAAACCAAGAGTAATAGACCAGCTTCTCAGCAGGAAATTGAGAGGTAAAGGTGCCGTATTAATAGAAGGTGCAAAATGGTGTGGGAAGACATCTACAGCCGAGCAACAGGCCAAAAGCATCATTTACATGTCCGACCCAAAACGCAGAGATCAATACCAGCTATTTGTAGATACCGATCCGGAGATGATATTGAATGGAGATACACCTCGTTTGATTGATGAATGGCAAGAAACTCCGAAACTGTGGGATCTGATACGGTTCGAGGTTGACCACCGGGAAGGTTTAGGACACTTCATCCTTACAGGTTCTGCTGTCCCGGCAAAGCGGGATGAGATTTTACATTCAGGCACAGGACGTTTTGCATGGTTAATTATGCGGCCTATGAGCCTTTGGGAATCGGGCGACTCTAATGGTAGTGTAAGTTTACGCGAGCTATTCGATTCACCTAAAAGCATTGCCGCAACTTGTGATTTAGATTTGAAAAGAATAGCCTTTCTTACCTGTAGAGGCGGTTGGCCACAAGCATCGCTTATGGGTGATGATAAAGACATTGCGCTGGATCAGGCTATTGATTATTACGATGCTGTAGTGAATTCTGATATTCAGCGAGTAGACGGTGTTGACAGAGATCCGGAACGGGTAAAACGATTGATGCGCTCTTACGCCCGGTATCAAGGCAGTCAATCTTCTTTTGCTGAAATAGGCAAGGATATGACAGCCAATGAGCATGGTGCTTTAGACGAAAACACCATCAGTACTTACCTCAATGCACTTAGAAAAATATTTGTGGTAGAGGATATGCGTGCCTGGAATCCGAACCTGCGTTCCAAGACGGCTATTCGTACTACGGATACCCGTTACTTCGTTGACCCATCCATCGCAACAGCAGCCCTTGGTCTGGGCCCTGATGACTTGATGCATGATTTGGAAACATTTGGTTTGATTTTTGAAACACTTTGTGTGCGTGATCTTCGTGTCTTTGCACAAGCACTTGATGGTGAAGTGTATCATTACCGGGACAAAACCGGACTGGAATGCGATGCCGTTGTTCATTTGCGCAATGGCAGCTATGGTCTTATCGAGATTAAGTTGGGTGGAGACAAACTAATTGATGAAGGTTCTAAAACGCTGAATGCTCTTGCTTCAAAAATTGATACCACAAGAATGAAGAACCCTTCATTTCTTATGATACTTACAGCGGTAGGTGATTTTGCTTATCGACGCCAGGATGGCGTTTACGTAGTGCCAATTGGCTGCCTGAAAGATTAG
- a CDS encoding outer membrane beta-barrel protein — protein sequence MCNVKLHTIILACLIYTAAIPAQQVPATHGNIAGRITGTSNHPLESATLLLLNGADSSYVTGTASNQQGEFEIKAVKRGSYLLEASLLGYKNQSVPVVVQNGKITELPVLVLKEDVHMLGTVTVVGKQKAVELEAGRTVINLSSSVMGSQGNSLDALKNLPGVFVKEDGTVMLNGQVGATILINGKQTFLSGENLVSLLRSMPAVSVDKIELITNPSSQFDAAGKSGLINIQTRAIKMQGITLNLNAGYEQGKYGRGYTGGRFTFQNRKLTLFADYNHYQGDKNIELDILRERAGDRGNVMQYTLRKYEDKADYFRVGFAYDITDKISAGAYTSGNLYRQTLPGSTQSQFSMTGQPVDSSLYTTNTNVTRQNSFTGGVNLGYKDNAKREADLSFDYLLFDHGEDLIMYNKMLGSSLQPIGQDTLKGDLNGDITMFSLQTNFVFPFSEKSSLRTGGKLTKVALDNKALYTNPLNSGWEIDNGLSNQYTYDENISAAYVQLNTSMGAIGIQAGLRMENTEVSGTHSSFDPWGQDSSYQNSYTNLFPNAVLQYSFRGSGNNLSLLYSRRIIRPSYRDLSPFNYIWDEYTVSQGNPNLKAEFTDNMELVFGYKKAYRASLFFSHTSDAIATSIHALENSKILIYPENLASNTRLGVRLDGGDLMKLPWWKLHANGSFYYSWYSWDEYGMKKESRRFTPSVSLNSQFILPKGWSAELTGFYNGWMVAGQALIHPIWSVNAGIQKKVWNDKATVRLFANDIFFTNRDKMNIAVTGLKGWSNQRHDMTTIGLSVSFNFKQGEQAKKTLRDTTIDESKRINL from the coding sequence ATGTGTAATGTAAAGTTGCATACAATTATTCTGGCATGCCTTATTTATACGGCAGCCATACCGGCACAACAGGTACCGGCAACCCATGGCAACATCGCAGGGAGAATTACAGGCACGAGTAACCATCCGTTGGAAAGTGCCACCTTATTGCTGTTAAACGGCGCAGATTCATCTTATGTAACAGGTACAGCTTCCAATCAGCAGGGCGAGTTTGAAATCAAAGCGGTAAAACGGGGCAGTTATCTTCTGGAAGCTTCTCTTCTGGGATATAAGAATCAATCGGTTCCTGTTGTTGTTCAAAACGGGAAGATTACAGAGTTGCCCGTACTGGTACTGAAAGAAGATGTCCACATGCTGGGAACTGTAACGGTTGTTGGCAAGCAGAAAGCGGTAGAGTTAGAAGCCGGGAGAACGGTTATCAACCTGTCTTCGTCTGTTATGGGATCGCAGGGAAATTCATTAGACGCACTGAAAAATCTACCCGGCGTGTTTGTTAAAGAAGATGGCACGGTAATGCTAAACGGTCAGGTGGGAGCTACGATTCTGATAAATGGAAAGCAGACTTTTCTGTCCGGCGAGAATCTTGTAAGCCTGTTACGGTCCATGCCGGCGGTATCGGTTGATAAGATTGAATTAATTACCAATCCGTCTTCGCAATTCGATGCGGCCGGTAAATCCGGACTGATCAACATTCAGACCCGTGCTATAAAGATGCAAGGAATAACGCTTAACCTGAATGCCGGGTACGAACAAGGAAAGTATGGACGAGGATATACCGGCGGACGGTTTACTTTCCAGAACAGAAAACTTACACTGTTTGCCGACTACAACCACTATCAGGGAGATAAAAATATTGAGCTCGATATCTTAAGGGAACGGGCCGGTGATAGAGGGAATGTAATGCAATATACGTTGAGGAAGTATGAAGATAAGGCTGATTATTTCCGGGTTGGTTTTGCCTATGATATCACTGATAAAATTTCGGCAGGAGCTTATACGAGCGGAAATTTGTACCGGCAGACGTTGCCGGGAAGTACGCAGTCTCAATTTAGCATGACCGGACAGCCTGTTGATTCCTCTTTGTACACAACGAACACAAATGTGACAAGACAGAATTCCTTCACCGGTGGCGTAAATCTGGGTTATAAGGATAATGCAAAAAGAGAAGCCGACCTCTCTTTCGATTATCTGCTGTTCGATCATGGAGAGGACCTGATAATGTATAATAAGATGCTCGGCTCTTCTTTGCAGCCAATCGGACAGGATACGTTAAAAGGTGATTTGAACGGAGATATTACGATGTTCTCCCTGCAGACAAATTTTGTGTTTCCATTCTCTGAAAAAAGTTCACTCCGTACAGGAGGCAAACTTACCAAAGTAGCCCTTGATAACAAAGCCCTGTATACAAATCCGTTGAATAGCGGATGGGAAATCGATAACGGGCTAAGCAACCAATACACGTACGATGAGAATATCAGCGCAGCTTATGTGCAATTAAATACGAGTATGGGGGCTATTGGCATACAAGCCGGACTGCGTATGGAGAATACGGAAGTCAGCGGTACTCATTCTTCTTTCGATCCGTGGGGACAGGATTCGTCTTATCAGAACAGCTACACCAATTTATTTCCTAATGCAGTGTTGCAGTACAGTTTCCGCGGCAGCGGAAACAACTTGTCGCTGTTATACAGCAGACGGATCATACGTCCCAGTTACCGCGATCTTAGTCCGTTTAATTATATCTGGGACGAATATACTGTTTCGCAAGGTAATCCGAACCTGAAAGCCGAATTTACCGATAACATGGAGCTTGTATTCGGGTATAAGAAAGCCTATCGGGCAAGCCTCTTCTTCTCGCACACCAGCGATGCCATAGCCACAAGCATTCATGCCCTCGAAAACAGCAAGATACTGATCTATCCTGAGAATCTGGCTTCCAATACCCGTTTAGGCGTACGGCTTGATGGTGGAGACCTGATGAAGCTGCCCTGGTGGAAGCTTCATGCCAATGGAAGTTTTTATTATTCATGGTATAGCTGGGATGAATACGGAATGAAAAAAGAGAGCCGGAGGTTCACACCTTCCGTTAGTTTGAACAGTCAGTTTATATTGCCGAAAGGCTGGAGTGCCGAACTTACCGGTTTTTATAATGGATGGATGGTTGCAGGGCAGGCATTGATTCATCCTATCTGGTCGGTAAATGCCGGAATCCAAAAGAAGGTATGGAATGATAAGGCAACGGTAAGGTTGTTTGCCAACGATATTTTCTTTACCAACCGCGACAAGATGAATATAGCCGTTACAGGCTTAAAGGGTTGGTCCAATCAACGGCACGACATGACTACCATCGGATTGTCGGTCTCCTTCAATTTCAAACAGGGCGAACAAGCGAAAAAAACGCTGCGTGATACCACGATAGATGAAAGTAAAAGAATAAATTTGTAA
- a CDS encoding histidine kinase yields MKFLYKWLSPLLVAIFASCSIWLITDIAKDVRFWEAGWPNLRARLEAFILVMAACLILNRIYNRITDYYIKKNRANAPKNRNAEYGLVFLVIILVTNIIYLLVTYYVNVTEYRWGESGIINAICIPIMFLYYIFMRSSKVDKAYTQQNLLLEKVKVDQLETELKFLKSQYHPHFLFNALNTVYVQLDKENKPARQTIELLSDLLRYQLYNVSQEVTVGQEIEYLNTYIRFQKLRMSDRLKLKTTFDPQVNELKVSPLLFQPLLENAFKYVDGDYWITISVCLEEDKIHFTIENSVLEAMPDDKINKGIGIENLRRRLDLLYPGRYSLNIVPKENSFFAELIIKAA; encoded by the coding sequence ATGAAGTTCCTGTACAAATGGCTTAGTCCGTTGCTGGTGGCGATATTTGCATCATGCAGTATATGGCTTATTACGGATATTGCCAAAGATGTTCGTTTCTGGGAAGCTGGATGGCCTAATCTGAGGGCCCGGCTGGAAGCATTTATTCTGGTCATGGCAGCTTGTCTGATCCTTAACCGGATTTACAACCGGATTACGGACTACTATATAAAAAAGAACAGAGCAAACGCACCGAAAAATAGAAATGCCGAGTATGGCCTGGTATTTCTGGTTATCATTCTGGTGACAAATATTATCTATCTTTTAGTTACCTATTATGTGAATGTAACCGAATACAGGTGGGGAGAATCAGGGATTATTAATGCCATTTGTATTCCAATTATGTTTTTGTATTATATTTTTATGCGGAGCAGCAAGGTGGATAAAGCATACACACAACAGAATCTGCTGCTTGAAAAGGTAAAAGTGGATCAGCTGGAAACGGAACTCAAATTCCTTAAATCGCAATATCATCCGCATTTCCTTTTCAATGCCCTGAACACGGTATACGTACAGTTGGATAAAGAAAATAAGCCGGCCAGGCAGACCATCGAATTACTATCCGATTTGTTACGCTATCAGTTGTATAACGTAAGTCAGGAGGTTACCGTAGGGCAGGAAATAGAGTACCTGAATACTTATATCCGGTTTCAGAAGCTTCGGATGAGCGACCGTTTAAAGCTGAAAACGACCTTCGACCCTCAGGTGAATGAGCTGAAAGTGAGTCCCCTGCTTTTTCAACCCTTGCTTGAAAACGCCTTTAAATATGTAGATGGCGATTATTGGATTACTATCAGTGTATGCCTGGAAGAGGATAAAATACATTTTACGATAGAGAACTCCGTTTTGGAAGCAATGCCCGATGATAAAATAAACAAAGGTATAGGAATAGAAAACCTGAGGCGCAGACTGGATCTGTTGTATCCCGGCAGATACAGTCTGAATATAGTACCCAAAGAAAATTCATTCTTTGCAGAATTAATTATAAAAGCAGCCTGA
- a CDS encoding LytTR family DNA-binding domain-containing protein, with amino-acid sequence MDIKCIITDDEPLARKGLREYVEDVDFLLLIGECENAMQLNTMLKSTLPDLLFLDIEMPRMSGLDLLSSLQNPPKVIITSAYEQYALKGYEFDVVDYLLKPISFERFLKAVNKVHDQIEKELKSETDGYVFVKSDKQLIKILLKDILFIESLENYVIIYTESSKEIIYVTLKHIAESLPCDVFLQVHRSYIVNTVQVKAIEGNMLKIGTHNIPVARNLREKVYNFILNNRLISFK; translated from the coding sequence ATGGATATTAAGTGTATAATCACCGACGATGAACCTCTTGCCCGCAAAGGGTTACGCGAATATGTGGAGGATGTTGATTTCCTGTTGCTCATTGGCGAATGCGAAAATGCCATGCAGCTAAATACGATGCTTAAGAGCACTCTGCCCGATCTGCTTTTTCTGGATATAGAAATGCCCCGCATGTCGGGACTCGATTTATTGTCTAGCCTGCAGAATCCACCCAAAGTAATTATTACATCTGCATACGAACAGTATGCACTTAAAGGCTACGAATTCGATGTGGTTGATTATCTGCTGAAACCTATATCGTTCGAACGTTTCCTTAAGGCCGTAAACAAGGTACACGATCAGATTGAGAAAGAACTTAAATCAGAAACAGACGGATATGTGTTTGTTAAAAGCGACAAACAACTGATAAAGATTTTATTAAAAGACATCCTTTTTATTGAAAGCCTGGAAAATTATGTGATAATATATACAGAATCATCCAAAGAAATTATATACGTAACACTCAAACACATAGCAGAGTCTCTTCCCTGTGATGTTTTTTTGCAAGTACACAGGTCGTATATCGTAAATACCGTACAGGTGAAAGCTATTGAGGGTAATATGCTGAAAATAGGAACACATAATATCCCGGTTGCCCGCAACCTGCGTGAAAAGGTCTATAATTTTATACTAAACAACCGGCTGATTTCATTTAAGTAA
- a CDS encoding NigD-like C-terminal domain-containing protein, with protein sequence MKKRFLSILALSMSLIVLTSCNNDNDDNFRAFMSTATITGDSINGYFCYLDGGGLVISYDQSLKGIERGYFNFNYTENDWTTSPDGTKYINNAQVGAWSVYDVICPIDKNTFEKTDDADKYNHQIPSLMGMSHGYRGYFDLNLGITTLNATNEKVRATLKMVYDPAKQNPDTLHLQLYFNPNIPDNWTNTKTDYGSVSCDISNLATLQAWNDSVTIVVNTGNQSKHWTKISKADFIKPCTLYTH encoded by the coding sequence ATGAAAAAAAGATTTTTGTCTATCCTTGCTTTATCAATGAGTTTGATCGTCCTTACAAGTTGTAATAACGATAACGACGATAACTTCCGGGCCTTTATGAGCACCGCCACAATTACTGGCGATTCTATAAACGGATACTTCTGTTATTTAGATGGAGGTGGTTTAGTGATTTCGTACGACCAGTCACTTAAAGGCATTGAAAGAGGTTACTTTAACTTCAATTATACCGAAAACGACTGGACTACTTCGCCAGACGGCACGAAGTATATCAACAATGCCCAGGTAGGAGCATGGTCTGTATATGATGTGATTTGTCCCATCGACAAAAATACATTTGAAAAGACCGACGATGCTGATAAATATAATCATCAGATACCCTCTTTAATGGGAATGAGCCATGGGTATCGTGGTTATTTTGATTTAAATTTAGGAATCACAACTCTTAATGCCACGAATGAAAAAGTACGTGCTACATTAAAAATGGTGTACGATCCAGCGAAGCAAAACCCTGATACGCTTCATTTACAACTTTACTTCAACCCAAACATTCCGGATAATTGGACCAATACAAAAACGGATTATGGCTCTGTGTCGTGCGACATTTCAAATCTGGCTACACTTCAAGCCTGGAATGATTCGGTAACTATCGTTGTAAATACAGGAAACCAATCAAAACATTGGACAAAAATCAGCAAAGCCGATTTTATAAAGCCATGCACTCTGTACACGCATTAA
- a CDS encoding RNA-binding domain-containing protein — MNDEQLIIDLIKQGESEQLEFKKEVRPKEIANTLCAFLNTDGGIILLGVQDDGTVTGIQNIERQEAVLKDFLVKSIVPEAPITISTETIDNKDVLSLKVWKGSKPPYVSEDTIYYRRKNQTRKANFNEISKLISVRQETEIHWERQIAFGFDLKDLDELEIRKTIQDLEKSGRGKAFAENQLIEFLTHYGLYHNGNLTNAAVVLYAKDPARFLPQCRVRLTVFKGSKTSDSFVYDRILEGNLFRNIDEILQFFDVNIATQSVFSDKKWLRDDRPFPKLALREGLMNALIHRDYSNISGSANIAFYPDHLEITNYGELPKELKPADLGKNHLSLPRNPDIAHICFLRQMIEKIGRGTIKIIEDCNSKGYPKPKWESSHGVTTLIFNGITVHSKTDDAVNDAVNDAVNDAVNDAVNENLFSPLSDAVSDAVIEIAKAIAADINGLSISEIMDITGRSNATVKRYLQILRVIGFAEFRGASKTGRYFITNDALSKISK, encoded by the coding sequence ATGAACGACGAGCAACTCATAATAGACCTTATTAAGCAGGGGGAAAGCGAACAGCTTGAATTTAAAAAAGAGGTTCGCCCAAAGGAAATTGCAAATACTCTTTGTGCTTTTTTAAATACGGATGGTGGTATTATATTATTGGGAGTGCAAGATGATGGAACTGTAACCGGGATACAGAATATTGAACGGCAGGAGGCAGTCTTAAAAGACTTTCTAGTTAAATCTATTGTTCCCGAAGCTCCTATTACGATTTCGACAGAAACAATAGATAATAAAGACGTACTTTCTCTTAAGGTTTGGAAAGGTTCGAAGCCTCCTTATGTTAGCGAGGATACAATTTACTACAGGAGAAAAAATCAGACAAGAAAGGCAAACTTTAATGAGATATCAAAACTTATCAGTGTACGGCAAGAGACGGAAATCCATTGGGAACGACAGATTGCTTTTGGTTTTGACCTTAAAGATTTAGACGAATTAGAAATTAGGAAAACAATACAAGATTTAGAAAAATCGGGAAGAGGAAAAGCTTTTGCCGAGAATCAACTAATTGAGTTTTTAACTCATTACGGTTTATACCATAATGGCAATCTTACAAACGCTGCAGTTGTTCTTTATGCAAAAGATCCTGCTCGGTTTTTACCCCAATGTCGAGTGCGTCTGACAGTTTTTAAGGGATCGAAAACGTCTGATAGTTTTGTTTATGATAGAATTCTGGAAGGAAATCTTTTTAGGAATATAGATGAAATACTTCAGTTTTTTGATGTGAATATTGCAACTCAAAGTGTGTTCTCTGATAAAAAATGGCTAAGAGATGATCGTCCTTTTCCCAAGCTGGCTTTGCGTGAAGGGTTAATGAATGCATTGATTCACAGGGATTATTCAAATATTTCAGGGAGTGCAAACATCGCTTTTTATCCGGATCATCTTGAAATTACAAATTATGGCGAACTACCTAAAGAGTTGAAGCCTGCTGATTTAGGCAAGAATCATTTGTCTTTACCAAGGAATCCGGATATAGCCCATATTTGCTTTCTTAGACAAATGATTGAAAAGATAGGCCGAGGTACAATTAAAATAATTGAGGATTGTAACAGTAAAGGCTATCCTAAGCCTAAGTGGGAGAGTAGCCATGGTGTAACAACTCTTATCTTTAATGGTATTACTGTCCATTCGAAAACGGATGATGCTGTAAATGATGCTGTAAATGATGCTGTAAATGATGCTGTAAATGATGCTGTAAATGAGAATTTATTTAGCCCGTTAAGTGATGCAGTAAGCGATGCAGTAATTGAGATTGCAAAAGCGATAGCGGCAGATATAAATGGTCTTTCGATCAGCGAAATAATGGATATTACGGGAAGATCAAACGCAACCGTAAAACGGTATCTGCAAATTCTGAGAGTAATTGGATTTGCGGAGTTTAGGGGTGCCTCAAAAACAGGGAGGTATTTTATAACTAATGATGCGTTGAGTAAAATTAGTAAATAA
- a CDS encoding DUF4062 domain-containing protein has protein sequence MTEKKKLKIMVSSTVYGSQDILIQIAAILRQQFGYQVIMSMEGSIYIPVEYMDCPEKACLKAVEECDLFLGIIFPRYGSGITHKEFKEAIRLDRPRWFVAHEKIEYLRKLFEPYLFDKHSRRTNFEIKTNSVLDSIKVVDMYNDVKHNWVQSFSNPGELFFFIEQQFKDHERRINEINKSI, from the coding sequence ATGACAGAAAAGAAAAAACTAAAAATCATGGTTTCTTCAACCGTATATGGGAGTCAGGATATATTAATCCAAATTGCGGCCATTCTAAGACAACAATTTGGATATCAAGTAATCATGTCTATGGAAGGAAGTATTTATATTCCGGTTGAATATATGGACTGTCCAGAAAAAGCCTGTCTTAAAGCTGTGGAAGAATGCGATCTTTTTTTAGGAATAATCTTCCCAAGATATGGTTCTGGTATAACTCATAAAGAGTTTAAAGAAGCGATACGATTAGACCGACCCAGATGGTTTGTTGCACACGAGAAAATTGAATATCTCAGGAAATTATTTGAACCTTATTTATTTGATAAACATTCAAGGAGAACCAATTTTGAAATAAAAACTAACTCAGTACTGGATAGTATAAAAGTAGTAGATATGTATAATGATGTGAAACATAATTGGGTTCAATCTTTTTCCAACCCGGGTGAATTGTTTTTCTTTATTGAGCAACAATTTAAAGATCATGAACGAAGAATTAACGAAATAAATAAAAGCATATGA